agaaattgaatttaaaaactctaaaaaaaggggaacgtttagtaaaaaatacctcgaaataggtcgccatAAAATTTTGTCAGAAAAAAGTCGCGGGAAAATTTTGTCAGAAAACTAGTCGGAAAGTTGACTGGAAAAGATCCACAAGCGTTGACCGGTGCTAACGTGGTGCTGCTGACGTGGCTATGGGACCCTGTTCTGATGTGGCTGTGGGCCCGGCTACTGACGTGGCTTGCGGACAGCGGCTTGGTCCTCTGGGCTGCAGCTTatccttcctctctctttttttctttctgctggACTTTCAGTCGGCCAGTTGAGCAAGTTTTTGGCCAGTTTTTGTGATATTTCTTCTGGTTCTTGAATCTTCAGGTGGAGAGCTTCTTGTGagaaaatttggtggaaattggacgTCCGGAAGtaggtgaaccggtggaatatttgctgcgggttgtatggagcttccggtggcagGTTTGGTAGGTTTCAGGCAGGTTCTTGGGGTGGCGCCGCCAGTtatggactcctgggatcgagtgcTTTAAGGtctgaggtggaggcagaaaaggcttcaaggttttgtattcggattcaaggtttttagcttcttaaatcagggtttggctatttgtttcagggttagggcttcgtgctgataacgtgatttagggaaacgatatttgagagagaattgttgtatattctcattgataatagaggattacaatgcatagaatccgaatcatacaaagaaaggtaatcatacattgaatgggaatatctagattcttctaattaaaccctattaccactaggtcaagtaaaaTAGAGTTTAGaacagacacacaaatagggatttacttgaacaatatcAGTATAATGTttatgaatattatattaaaaataagttagtttaattaaataaggtaaaaatcttaattttaatttttatcataatatttaaaaattatttttatcatttaatttttatttttttttaaattcataataaatttttttgtcGTGTTGTGTCGGCACATATGACAGCAATAAAATTATTTAGAAGATTTTTTGATGTGTAGTGTCGACATATATGACAAACAACCGAATTTGGATGTGATTTCATGAGTTAATTGTCAATCTCTAATTGGTTGTCCAACTCTTTGTCAGCCATGTGTCAGATCTTATCTGATGCTATCATTTTAAACCGTCCATAAATATAGGGTCATTGTCATCCTCatctctcacaaattcacaaacactTCTCATATCTGAATCCTACAAATCTCCATAgtcttttccttttgattttgtcaaaccGTTTCTGCAATGAATCGTTTGACAAAATGATTGCATAAAGATCAAGAAGAGGCCGTCACGAGAAACCGTCGAAGAGCCATGATGATGTCTGCCGCTGCCTTGTAAATCCAAACTCTTGAAGATGAGGACTCACAATGGGATGGTTCTTCGGAAGGTCGTAACTATAAGACCAGGGATCGAGAGTTTATGGATTTTCGACTCAAAACTCAATACTTCACGGATCCATGCAGGTATGAACCAAACATATTTCGTAGGTGATATAGAATACAACCTTAGTTCTTTGACAGGATGATGCGCAACATGGCCAACTACGGCCCATATTTTGTTCAGACAAGAGATGGTACTAGGAGAGTCAGCATATCCACTGAACAAAAGCTTACATGTGCCATGAGGATGCTCGCGTATGACATCACAGCTGACTTCTACGATGATTACCTAGATATTGCGAAGTCCACTGCCATTGAGATTTTAGATCACTTCACGAAAGCAATTTGGAATGTGCACCACGAGACTTACCTCTACTGACCAACACCGGTAGATTTGCGACGGCTACTCGACAAAGCTACATAAAGGGGATTCCCAGGGATGGTCAGGAGCCTTGATTGTATGCACTGGCAGTGGAAAAATTGCCCCAGCGGATGGGCATGGCAGTATACTGGCTACAAGGGGAAGCCGACAATCATCTTGGAGACGGTGGCCTCCTACGATACTTGGATTTGGCATGCCTTCTTCACACTTCCAGGTTCCTTGAATGATATTAACGTCCTTGGATGTTCACCATTGTTCAACGACGTATGCCTTACCAGGTAGATAAAAGGCACTATGGCCAATGTTATTACCTAGTTGATGGCATATACCCTAAATGGGGGTCATTTGTACAAGCAATTAGAAACCCGAGGACGCCGCAGAGACAACATTTCACAAGGATGCAGGAAGCATACAGAAAAGATGCGGAAAGAGCATTTGGTATTCTCCAAGCTCGTTGGGCAATCATAAGAGGACCAACTCGTGGGTGGAGTAAGGAGAATCTTCAATACATCATGATGACGTGCATTATCTTGCACAATATGATTGTTAAAGATGAACATGATGAAGATGCAGCAGATCCATTTAATCCTAATGATATCCCAACCAGACCAAAGAAAGCAGGGATATATGCCAGACCAAAAATTGACACCGATGTTAATCGCAATCCTCAATAACTAAATCAATTCTTGCGTCGTTATAGAGCGGTTAGATGGCCAGTGATGAATAAAAACCTCTTAGACGATCTAGTCGATCACCTATGGACCATGAGGCTACAAGCTTATAAGAACCGCCAGTGAggagttttaaatttattttttcaataaGTGGCAATGTTGTCATGATAAGTGGCCATGGCCTAGTTTGATTCTATTGTTGTGTGTGTGATTTTACTTTGTGTGATCATGttttattatgaaaataaaatttcaatGCTTTATTaagaagatgatctactcaagaagataatttttattttcataaattaaAACACAAACAATTCAAAGCAACTAACAAATAGCAACAACCACAATAATATAAACCAATATTGATTACATCCAAGATGTCTCATGAAGTGGATCATAAGTGGTCAAGCTTGAGTTGTCTCCTTCATCCTTCAAGGGGTGTAGCATCTTGAGATTGTTCCAAGATGCTTGAGGTTCCTACCTCCTTATCAATTATTTATTGTTGCTTCCTCTCCCAATAATTCCTCTTTCTTGGGGTAAATATTGATGGATCCACCATCATCGTGCGAGCATCCTCAGCGCGTTGCTCAATGAGTTGACATTCCTCGAATTGTTGTTGCCCTTGTTGGAATTCGCACTCACATTGTTCTTAAAATTGTTGTATTTGAAGTCGTAGGTCATCCGCATCTTGCTTATTGCCTTTTTTCTTAGCTAGCTTCTAAGCTTTGTCCTTGAGGACGTGTCTTCCTTGATGAAGTCGCACCCTCCGGATTTGTGGGTGTTTCACTGGAATCCAAGTTGATAGGAGTAGGAAAACTGTGGTTGGTATTTTCCATTGTTGGTGTGGGACCCAATTTTTCCATATTTGTCAAGTAAACCCAACAATGCTCAAAGGTGAAATCCATACCATTCGAGTTGTAGTACGTTGACTTAACATTCATGAGCTACATACAATATTCAGtaaattaaatattttaaaaaatgaCAGCTTACTATAAATCGATTAATAAACTATATAACAACATTTTACTTTTCACAACTATatgacaaataaataaatgggtTAGttacagtttacccccctgaggtttgggggtgtcatcatttcaccccctctacttttaattttgactttttagcccctaaactttccaacaatcagccgtgtccaatttctcctattccgtccaaattggacgttaagtctgacctttgagggctaaaatggtcatttcaacataaaaaataaaaataaaaaaaaaaatttctgtttctttgtttttttttttaaagagtatttttttttttttttagtcttcaacctatacaccacaagttataataggtttataaaaaaaaataaaaatactctaggtggttgaaagccgctctctagtctacaatatttgtgatatatctccgataaagtgaagaatttaggatatatccctaataaagtgaagaaatatctgtaaaaaataattttacactttatctgtaaataaatatctgtaaaaaatgatttacacagatatttcttcactttattggggatgtacaaatatttcttcactttattggggatatatcctaaaattcttcaatttattagcgatatatcacaaatatgtagaccaaaaatgattttacacagatatttcttcactttattggggatatacaaatatttatttacatataaagtgtaaaattattttttacaaatatttcttcactttattggggatatacagatatttatttacagataaagtgttaaattattttttacaaatatttcttcactttattggggat
This portion of the Rosa chinensis cultivar Old Blush chromosome 1, RchiOBHm-V2, whole genome shotgun sequence genome encodes:
- the LOC112166673 gene encoding uncharacterized protein LOC112166673, which translates into the protein MANYGPYFVQTRDGTRRVSISTEQKLTCAMRMLAYDITADFYDDYLDIAKSTAIEILDHFTKAIWNVDKRHYGQCYYLVDGIYPKWGSFVQAIRNPRTPQRQHFTRMQEAYRKDAERAFGILQARWAIIRGPTRGWSKENLQYIMMTCIILHNMIVKDEHDEDAADPFNPNDIPTRPKKAGIYARPKIDTDVNRNPQ